One Setaria viridis chromosome 3, Setaria_viridis_v4.0, whole genome shotgun sequence DNA window includes the following coding sequences:
- the LOC117849677 gene encoding uncharacterized protein — translation MPSLQKALPPELADNVLRLYRECLRRAKFIGHQKHNTELLVTMVREQFKKNMHETDPEKIQKMKDDAARGLINHILYESEKITGRKFSG, via the exons ATGCCTTCACTTCAGAAAGCTTTGCCTCCTGAACTTGCTGATAATGTGCTCAGG TTATATCGTGAATGTTTAAGGAGGGCGAAGTTTATTGGGCATCAG AAACACAACACAGAGCTTTTAGTTACCATGGTAAGGGAACAGTTCAAGAAAAACATGCATGAAACTGATCCAGAAAAGATACAGAAAATGAAGGACGA TGCTGCAAGGGGCCTTATCAATCATATTCTGTATGAGTCCGAAAAGATAACTGGGCGCAAATTTTCAGGATAA
- the LOC117849676 gene encoding probable boron transporter 2: protein MEESFVPLRGIKNDLQGRLACYKQDWTGGFRAGIRILAPTTYIFFASAIPVISFGEQLERNTDGVLTAVQTLASTALCGIIHSIVGGQPLLILGVAEPTVLMYTFMFNFAKDRPDLGRNLFLAWTGWVCVWTAILLFLLAILGACSIINRFTRIAGELFGLLIAMLFMQQAIKGLVDEFRIPERENRKALEFVPSWCFANGMFAIVLSFGLLLTALRSRKARSWRYGAGWLRGFIADYGVPLMVLVWTGVSYIPYGSVPKGIPRRLFSPNPWSPGAYDNWTVVKDMTQVPLLYIIGAFIPATMIAVLYYFDHSVASQLAQQKEFNLRKPPSFHYDLLLLGFLTLLCGLIGIPPSNGVIPQSPMHTKSLATLKHQLLRNRLVATARKSMSQNASLSQLYGSMQDAYQQMQTPLVYQQQSVRRGLNELKDSTVQLASSMGNIDAPVDETIFDIEKEIDDLLPMEVKEQRLSNLLQASMVGGCVAAMPLLKKIPTSVLWGYFAFMAIESLPGNQFWERILLLFTAPSRRYKVLEEYHTTFVETVPFKTIAMFTLFQTAYLLVCFGITWIPIAGVLFPLMIMLLVPVRQYILPKLFKGAHLTDLDAAEYEESPAIPFSLAAQDIDVALGRAQSAEILDDMFTRSRGEIKRLNSPKITSSGGTPVAELKNIRSPSISEKAYSPRLTELRHERSPLGGRSSPRTPSKLGEGSTPK from the exons ATGGAGGAGAGCTTCGTGCCCCTGCGGGGCATCAAGAACGACCTCCAGGGGAGGCTCGCCTGCTACAAGCAGGATTGGACCGGAGGGTTCCGTGCCGGTATCAG GATCCTGGCGCCGACCACCTACATATTCTTCGCGTCCGCGATACCGGTGATATCGTTCGGTGAGCAATTGGAGAGGAACACTG ATGGAGTTCTCACAGCAGTTCAGACGTTGGCATCCACTGCCCTGTGTGGCATAATCCACTCCATTGTGGGAGGGCAACCTCTGCTGATCCTCGGTGTCGCCGAACCGACAGTGCTCATGTACACATTCATGTTCAACTTCGCCAAGGACAGGCCCGACCTCGGCCGAAATCTGTTCCTTGCCTGGACCGGTTG GGTCTGCGTATGGACTGCCATTCTGCTGTTCTTGCTGGCGATACTAGGTGCATGCTCGATCATCAACCGGTTCACCCGCATCGCCGGCGAGCTGTTTGGGCTTCTGATTGCTATGCTCTTCATGCAGCAGGCTATCAAG GGGCTTGTTGATGAGTTCCGCATTCCTGAGAGAGAGAACCGAAAGGCACTTGAGTTTGTTCCATCGTGGTGCTTCGCCAATGGGATGTTTGCAATCGTCTTGTCATTTGGCCTTTTGCTTACCGCTCTGCGGAGCAGGAAGGCGCGATCATGGCGCTATGGAGCAG GTTGGCTGCGTGGCTTCATTGCTGACTACGGTGTTCCATTGATGGTACTAGTATGGACTGGAGTTTCTTACATACCATACGGAAGTGTACCAAAAGGAATTCCACGACGCCTTTTCAGCCCTAACCCATGGTCCCCTGGTGCATATGACAATTGGACTGTTGTCAAG GATATGACACAGGTTCCGCTTCTATATATCATTGGTGCCTTCATACCAGCAACGATGATTGCTGTTCTCTACTACTTTGATCATAGTGTTGCATCTCAGCTTGCTCAGCAGAAAGAGTTCAATTTGAGGAAGCCTCCATCCTTCCACTATGATCTGCTTCTCTTAGGCTTTCTG ACCTTACTGTGTGGCCTTATCGGTATCCCTCCATCAAATGGTGTCATTCCACAGTCACCCATGCATACAAAGAGCTTGGCTACTCTCAAGCATCAG CTGCTTCGTAACCGGCTAGTAGCCACTGCACGGAAGAGCATGAGTCAGAACGCTAGCTTGAGCCAACTGTATGGCAGCATGCAGGATGCTTATCAGCAGATGCAGACACCACTTGTTTATCAGCAACAGTCTGTCAGAAGA GGCTTAAATGAGCTCAAAGACTCAACAGTCCAGCTAGCTTCAAGCATGGGTAACATTGACGCACCAGTTGATGAGACCATTTTTGACATAGAGAAAGAGATTGATGATCTGCTGCCCATGGAGGTCAAGGAGCAGCGCTTGAGCAACTTGCTACAGGCTTCCATGGTGGGGGGTTGTGTCGCTGCTATGCCACTACTCAAGAAGATCCCAACATCTGTCCTCTGGGGCTATTTTGCCTTCATGGCCATTGAGAGCTTGCCTGGTAACCAGTTCTGGGAAAGGATCTTGCTGCTGTTCACTGCTCCCAGCAGAAGATACAA GGTGCTAGAAGAGTACCACACCACGTTCGTCGAGACTGTGCCATTCAAGACGATAGCCATGTTCACACTGTTCCAGACAGCATACCTGCTGGTCTGCTTTGGAATCACATGGATCCCGATAGCCGGGGTTCTTTTCCCCCTTATGATCATGCTGCTGGTTCCAGTCAGGCAGTACATCCTTCCCAAGCTCTTCAAAGGTGCACATCTAACTGACCTGGATGCAGCAGAGTATGAGGAATCACCAGCAATACCATTCAGCCTTGCTGCG CAAGATATCGATGTTGCATTGGGACGTGCCCAGAGTGCAGAGATCCTAGACGACATGTTCACAAGAAGCCGGGGCGAGATCAAGCGCCTGAACAGCCCAAAGATCACTAGCTCCGGTGGCACACCTGTGGCAGAACTGAAAAACATCCGCAGCCCATCCATATCTGAAAAAGCATACAGCCCTCGGCTCACTGAGCTCCGGCATGAGCGCAGCCCTCTGGGAGGGAGAAGCAGCCCTAGGACGCCATCCAAGTTGGGTGAAGGCTCAACACCGAAGTGA